DNA sequence from the Treponema sp. OMZ 838 genome:
GGGTGCCCGCCTGCCGTAAAAAAGAAAGCATTGCCGTTTTTGTAAAAGCGGCGCGCTCCGGCGGGTTGTGCCGAAAGGTCGAAGATGCCTGTCGTTTCTTTAGGTATGACACCGATGGTATGCTGATATGAGATATGCTGCGGGTCAAGTGCGATGAAGAATTCCGGTGTAATACCGCTTGTGCATACGGCGGGAAAGGCTGTATCGGTACAAAAGACCGTGTACTGCTGCCGCTTTTTTTTCAACAATGATAAGCCTGCTTCCAAGCTTGGGCCTGCGCCCAATATGAGCGCTGTCCGGGCGGTATCAGTGTGAGGATATGCCGGTTTGACGGAACCTGCGAGGCGCAAATTGAAAAAGATATTGCGCAGCCAGATTTTTCCAAAATGTGCTTGAACCGAAAAATCCGCCTTGATTTTTTCGAGTGCGTGTTCGATCTTTTCCGGTAAATCTTTTACCTGAGCTTTATAGAATTCGCTCCATGTCCTTAGGATGTGATAGCCGAAGGTGCCATGTACGGACGGCAAATAGGCTGCTGTAAGTGCGGTTTCAAAAGCGCTGCTTGTGCAGGGCGGCAAGAGAAAGACCCTGCTATCGGCTAATAGCTCCGTATAGTCGATGAGTGAGAGCAGCTGCTTGAAGGATTCGTAATCCGATTCCGTAATTGCGCAAAATGATTGCGGATATGTATCTAAAAACACTTTGATGTGGATACCGTTGCCCAGTCCGCAAAAAAGCATAAAACCGGCTGCTGAAGTAAGGGCGCGTTCTGCCTCACGTACCGGATTATACAGGGACTGCAGCGCCTGTCCCGATGCAAAGAGCGGCACCGGCTCCCCAGTTTTTGCGGGTACGACGCCTTTATAGGCAGCTCCTCCTTGAGAGCGTTGGATATTTTCTGCGAGTTCCGGCTGTTTAAGGCGTATCGCAGCGAGGTTCATTTCTAAAACCGTCATGCTTCTATCCTTTTGATGAGCGCACCGAGTATGCGGCTTACCTGTTCCGACAAGTTTGTGTGCGCTTTGTTATCCGCAGGATTTTTTATCACATTACAGTAAGCGGTATAGCTGCATAAGGCGCATATCTGTTTTTCGAGGGTTGCCGTATCTTCCGCGAGCCGTGCCGGTTCCGCTGCAATTAACGCGGGTATTCCGGTACGCAGTGTGTTGAGCAGGGAATGCACTATCCGTGTGCGCTCCTGAGCGGATGGTGCAGGGTAGGATGTTACGGAAATCCGTGCCTTACCCCGTACTCCCGCTATTAGGTCAACCGGTTTGATATTCAGAAGCGGCGCTCCACCCGTACCGGCGCGGGCCAGTCTCCGTGCAGATTCCGGCGGCAGCTGCAAAAACCATTGCCGATAGGTTTCAAGCGATTGCGCTGCAAAGTTTTGGACGGCGAGTGCATCAGCAAGCGGATGTACTCTGTTCGTTTCGGCAAACAAGCGTGCGATACTTGCATGGGGCTGTGCATGGCTGAAACCTTTTGCAGCTGCCAAATCGACGCCGGCAAGTATGATGTTCCGGCCGCTATGCCGTAAAAGCAGTTCGCAGGCTGTGCCCGTTACAGTGCCGTTCTCTCTGGCGGTAAGCGGCTGTAGGTTTGCTGCCGTAAAAAGCGCTGATTCCAGCGGAGAATTGTATGAAAGCGGAACACAGGGATGCGTTTTGAGTATCGATGCGGGAATTGCCGCTTCGAGCGGAAAGGCAATCGGAACACTTG
Encoded proteins:
- a CDS encoding motility associated factor glycosyltransferase family protein, which translates into the protein MTVLEMNLAAIRLKQPELAENIQRSQGGAAYKGVVPAKTGEPVPLFASGQALQSLYNPVREAERALTSAAGFMLFCGLGNGIHIKVFLDTYPQSFCAITESDYESFKQLLSLIDYTELLADSRVFLLPPCTSSAFETALTAAYLPSVHGTFGYHILRTWSEFYKAQVKDLPEKIEHALEKIKADFSVQAHFGKIWLRNIFFNLRLAGSVKPAYPHTDTARTALILGAGPSLEAGLSLLKKKRQQYTVFCTDTAFPAVCTSGITPEFFIALDPQHISYQHTIGVIPKETTGIFDLSAQPAGARRFYKNGNAFFFTAGGHPLVQTAALFSPFPPLATGSGTVAVAAYHAAQALGYRHIECSGMDFAYTGGKAYSRGTYLSAQYAGSAARISPQEHSFIRLMFRTETYNEQTAQGITYRTALLDSYRAAFEAEKHSATRWQPTDFQQFPYTAFLASFSKTLQQNGRNAVMPLLPALAWCKAHRKGNLTDMELVSEFISEYTDL
- a CDS encoding 6-hydroxymethylpterin diphosphokinase MptE-like protein — encoded protein: MPPFRLHSKYNPHKEAEQFASAIEGNPSIIVITEPGESYLASVLKAKFPSTKCIAVRYNETAFADSDTLWDAVWRPGSGSLPFFLLSHIPDEKLAGTRFISWKAADKAFPDAADTVWKNIRNTIDMLTSIMHTRSFFGNKWLQNTINNFIGLEQPAALQFGTQDFILAGAGPSLEQLTAAQAAPYSILAVSSACAALTARDIPIDLCISTDAGYWALPHFDRLPASVPIAFPLEAAIPASILKTHPCVPLSYNSPLESALFTAANLQPLTARENGTVTGTACELLLRHSGRNIILAGVDLAAAKGFSHAQPHASIARLFAETNRVHPLADALAVQNFAAQSLETYRQWFLQLPPESARRLARAGTGGAPLLNIKPVDLIAGVRGKARISVTSYPAPSAQERTRIVHSLLNTLRTGIPALIAAEPARLAEDTATLEKQICALCSYTAYCNVIKNPADNKAHTNLSEQVSRILGALIKRIEA